The DNA region GCTGCAGGCCGAGTTCACCCTGCTGCCGGATCCCGCCGAACGCGGTGGCGCGCCGGCCGAGACGTGGCTGGTCGACGGTTTCGACACCCCGGCCGGTACGCCGGCCCGGGTCGGCGTCATCGGGACGGTGACCCGGCCGTTCTGCGGCGACTGCGACCGGACCCGGCTGACCGCCGACGGCCAGGTGCGGGACTGCCTCTTCGCCCGGCACGAGTCCGACCTTCGGGGCGCGTTGCGGGCCGGGGCCGACGACGCCGAGTTGGCCCGGCGCTGGCGGGTGGCGATGGCCGGCAAGCGGGCCGGGCACGGCATCGACGACCCGACGTTCCTGCAGCCGGCCCGGCCGATGTCGGCGATCGGCGGCTGAGCATGGAATCGGTGACGGTGCGTTACTTCGCCGGGGCACGGGCGGCGGCCGGCCGGACCAGCGACGCCGTACCGGCCGGGCTGGACCGCGACGGCTTCGTCACCGAGTTGACCAGGCGGCACGGCGACGGGCTGGGCCGGGTGCTGGCGGTGGCGAGTTTCCTGGTCGACGGCACCGTCTGGCATGATCGTCACGCACCGTTGCCGGCCGGTGCCACGGTCGACGTACTGCCACCATTTGCCGGCGGCTGAGGAGAGGCCGACGCTGTGCTCGCCGTACTCGGGTTCGTCGGCACCCTGACGCTGATCACCGGCCTGATCCACCTCTACCTGTGGCGACGTCTGGTGCGTGACACCACCCGGCCGGGGCGGTGGCGGCGGGCCGGCAGCCTGCTGGCCCTCGGGTTGGCGGTCCTGGTGCCGACGACGATGGTCAGCACCCGGTCCGCCGGAATGTCCTGGCTGGCCTGGCCCGGTTACGTGTGGCTGGCGGTGATGTTCTACCTGCTGGTCGTCCTGCTGGCGCTGGAGCTGCCGCTGCTGGTGGTCCGGCTCGTCGGGCGGGCGCGCGGCCGGCAGGTCGGCACGCTGGACTCGGTGCCGGTGACCGCCCCTGCGGCCGCGGCGGGCCCACCGCCGCCGACCGCGCTGCCCGGCGGTCGACCCGCTACCGACATCGTGCCGGACCCGGGACGGCGGCTGCTGATCGCCCGGGGCGCGGCGATCTTCGCCGGGTTGACCGCCGCCGGCGTCACCGGCTACGGCGTACGGACCGCCCTCGGACCGCCCCAGCTGGACCGCGTGCAGATCCCGATCGCCCGGCTGCCCCGGGCCATGGACGGGCTGCGGATCGCCACCGTGTCGGACATCCACATCGGACCGCTGACCGGGGTCGGGCACACCGCCCGGATCGTGGAGCTGATCAACAGTCTGGACGCCGACCTGGTCGCGGTCGTCGGCGACCTGGTCGACGGTACGGTCGCCGAACTCGGCCCGACCGCCGCCCCGCTGGCCGGTCTGCGGGCCCGGTACGGCAGCTTCTTCGTCACCGGCAACCACGAGTACTACTCCGGCGCGCAGGAGTGGGTCACCGAGGTGCAGCGGCTCGGCCTGCAGGTGCTGGTCAACGAACGCCGGGAGATCGTCACCCCGGGCGGGGTGCTCGACCTGGCCGGGGTCAACGACCCGACCGGTGCGACGGCGAGTCCGGCCGATGGTGCGCAGGTCGGTCCGCCGGACGGTCCGCTGGCCGGCCCGGACTACGACCGGGCGCTCGGTGACCGGGACCGCGACCGGCCGGTGGTGCTGCTCGCCCACCAGCCGGTGCAGGCCCACGAGGCCGCCCGGTACGGCGTCGACCTGCAGCTGTCCGGGCACACCCACGGCGGTCAGATCGTCCCGTTCAACCTGGCCGTACGGCTGGTCCAGCCGGTCGTCTCCGGCCTGGCGACGGTCGACGGCACCCAGGTCTACGTGACCAACGGTGCCGGATTCTGGGGCCCGCCGGTGCGCGTCGGTGCCCCGCCGCAGGTCTCCCTGGTGCAGCTGCGCAGCGAGTGAGAGTCACGTCTCGTGCGTTCGCGCGCGTGGCGACCCTGCGCCCGGCCGGCGTTCGTGACAGGATGCGGCGTGCCCCCGTACCGCGCCGTGCCCTCCCCCGGCTCCGCCACGGGTCCCGGGTCCTTCGTCGCCGACCTGCACATCCACTCCCGGTACTCCCGCGCCTGCAGCCGCGACCTGAACATGTCGAACCTGGCCTGGTGGGCCCGACGCAAGGGCGTCAGCCTGCTCGGCACCGGCGACTTCACCCACCCGGCGTGGTTCGAGCATCTGCGTGAGTCGCTGCGCCCGGCCGAGCCGGGGCTGTACCGGCTCAGCCCGGACGCGGAGCGCGATGTCGCCCGCCGGCTGCCGCCCCGGCTGGCCAGCGAGGCCGAGGCGAACCCGGTGCGCTACATGCTCAGCGTCGAGATCTCGACGATCTACAAGCGGGACGACCGCACCCGCAAGGTGCACCATCTGATCTACCTGCCGGATCTGGAGGCGGTGGCCCGGTTCAACACCGCGTTGGGCCGCATCGGCAACCTCGGCTCCGACGGCCGGCCGATCCTCGGGCTGGACTCCCGCGACCTGCTGGAGATCACCCTGGAGGCGAGCGAGGACGGCTACCTGGTGCCGGCGCACATCTGGACACCGTGGTTCTCCGCGCTGGGCTCCAAGTCCGGCTTCGACGCGATCGCCGACTGCTACGCCGACCTGGCCGGGCACATCTTCGCGGTGGAGACCGGCCTGTCGTCGGACCCGGCGATGAACTGGCGGGTGTCCCATCTGGACAAATATCAGCTGGTGTCGAACTCCGATGCCCATTCGCCGCCCGCGCTGGCCCGGGAGGCGACCGTGCTGGACAGCGCGCTCGACTACTACGCCGTACGGGAGGCGCTGCGCACCGGAGACGGGCTGGTCGGCACGATCGAGTTCTTCCCGGAGGAGGGCAAGTACCACGCCGACGGGCACCGCAACTGTGGGGTCAACTGGTCGCCGGAGCAGACCCGGCAGGCCGCCGGCCGCTGCCCGCAGTGCGGCAAGCCGCTGACCGTCGGCGTACTGAGCCGGGTCGAGGATCTCGCCGACCGGCCGGACGGGCACCGGCCGGCGCACGCGAAGCAGGTCACCCACCTGGTGGCGCTGCCGGAGATCGTCGGCGAGATCCACCGGGTCGGTGCCCGGTCCAAGACCGTCGAGGGCCAGGTGGTCAACCTGGTCGCCGCGCTCGGCCCGGAGCTGGACATCCTGACCACGGTGCCGGTGGACGACATCCGGCGGGTCGGCGGGGAACTGCTCGCCGAGGCGATCGGTCGGCTGCGCCGCGGCGAGGTCCACCGGGTGCCGGGCTACGACGGCGAGTACGGCGTGATCACCCTGTTCGCACCGGGCGAGTTGGCGACCGGTGGCGGTGCCGGTCAGCCGGAGGCGCTGTTCGACGTACCGGTGCCGGCGCAGCGACCGCCCAGCGAGTCGGCTGCCGCCGGCGCAGCGCCCCCGACCGGTACCCGGCGCGCCAGCCGTGCCGGTGCCGCCCGGGCGGCCCGCAGCGGCCGGGCGGGCGCGGAGCCGGCACCGCCGCCGATCCCGCCGCCGCCGACGCCGTCGCCGCACGAGCCGTTCGAGCCGATGCTGGCCGGGATGGAGGAGGTCGGCACCGGGCTGCTGGACCGGCTCGACGCGATGCAACGGGTCGCCGCGTCCGCGCCGGGCGGGCCGCTGCTGATCGTGGCCGGGCCGGGCACCGGCAAGACCCGGACGTTGACCCACCGGATCGCGTACCTCTGCGCCGAACTGAACGTCTTCCCCGAGCACTGCCTGGCGATCACCTTCACCCGGCGGGCAGCCGAGGAGCTGCGGCACCGGCTCGACGGGCTGCTCGGCCCGGTCGCCGAGGACGTGACCGTGGCCACCTTCCACTCCCTCGGGCTGACCATCCTGCGGGAGAACCCGAAAGCCGCCGGGCTGCCGGCGACGTTCCGCATCGCCGACGACGCCGAGCGCGACCAGGCCCGCGCCGAAGCCGGCGAGGACGACGCCACGTACGCCAAGCTGCTGCGCGCGGCCGGTTTGGTCGACCTGGACGAGCTGGTCACCCTGCCGTTGCGGCTGCTGCGCGACGATCCGGCGCTGGTGCAGCGCTACCGGGACCGCTGGCGGTGGATCTTCGTCGACGAGTACCAGGACGTCGACGCCGACCAGTACGACCTGCTGCGGCTGCTCAGCCCGGCCGACGGCAACCTCTGCGCGATCGGCGACCCGGACCAGGCGATCTACTCGTTCCGGGGCGCTGACGTGCGCTACTTCCTGCGGTTCTCGGAGGACTTCGTCGACGCCCGGCTGGTCCGGCTGGCCCGCAACTACCGGTCGGCGGCGCCGATCCTGGCCGCCGCCGTGCAGGCCATCGCGCCCAGTTCGCTGGTGCGCGGCCGCCGGCTGGAGCCGGCCCGACTGGATCCGCAGGCGCCGCTGATCGGGCTCTACCCGGCCGCCACGGCCGCCGACGAGGCGGCGTTCGTCGTACGGACGGTCGACGAGCTGGTCGGCGGGGTGTCGCACCGGTCGCTGGACTCGGGGCGCATCGACGGGCAGTCGTCGACGGTGTCGTTCTCCGACATCGCCGTGCTGTACCGCACCGACGCCCAGTCCGGACCGATCGTGGAGGCGCTGACCCGGGCCGGCGTACCGGTGCAGAAGCGGTCGCACAACCGGCTGCGGGACCGGCCGGGGGTGCTGGCGATCGCCCGGGAGCTGCGCCACGTCGGTGTCAGCGGGCCGGACGCCGATCTCACCACCCGGGTCCGCGCCGCCGGTCAGGTGCTGGCCGACCGGTTGACCGCGCCGACCCTGGACGCGCCGAGCGGGCCGCAACTGGTGCCGGCGGACGTCTGGGCGGCGGTGGATCTGCTGACCCCGTTGGCGCACCGCTGCGGCGAGGACCTGTCGCTGCTGCTGGCGCAGGTGGAGACCGGTGCCGAGGTGGACGCGCTGGACCCTCGGGCCGAGGCGGTGACCCTGCTGACCCTGCACGCGGCGAAGGGCCTGGAGTTCCCGGTGGTCTTCCTGGTCGGCTGCGAAGACGGCCTGCTGCCGTTGCGGTTCGCCGGTAAGCCACCCAGCGAGGACGAGGTCGCGGAGGAGCGGCGGCTGTTCTTCGTCGGGCTGACCCGGGCACAGGACCGGCTGTACGTCTCCCACGCTGGTCGGCGGGTCCGGCACGGCCAGGAGCGGGAGATGCGGCCGACACCGTTCCTGGACGCGATCGACGCCGGCCTGTTCGACCGGCTCGGGGCGGAAGGTCCGCGCCGCCCGAAGGATCGCCAGCTACGCCTGCTGTGACCGCCACCGGTACGCCGTCACCTGCGACGGGTACGGGGTCTCGGCGACGCGCGCGGGCGTTCGGTGGTCACCACCAGCGCCACTCCGACGACGATCACCAGGCCACCGAGCAGGATGCGCGGGGTCACCGGTTCGGCGGCCAGCAGCGCGCCGAGCGCGACCGCGACCACCGGGTTGACGTACGCGTAGGTGGCGACCAGCGAGATCGGCGCGTGCTGCAACAGCCACACGTACGCGGTGAACGCGATCAGCGAGCCGGCCACCAGCAGGTACGTCAGTGCCCACCAGGATCTCGCCGAGACCTGGGTCAGGTCGACGCCGCGCAGTTCGCCCCGCAGCACACCGAACGCCACCAGCGCGGCCGCGCCGGCGGCCATCTGGTAGACGGTGGTGACGAAGGCGTCGGTCGGCATGCTGATCCGGCCGGCGATGAACGAACCGGCCGACCAGGCGGTGGCGGCAGCCACCACGACCAGCGATCCGGTCAGCGGCGCGGCCGCCGCGCCGCCGGTCGGGGCGATCAGCACGACCAGTCCACCCAGCCCGACGAGTACGCCGGCGACGGTGGTCGGCCGGGGACGGTCCCGCACCGCCAGCCGGTACACCACGACCAGCAACGGCACCGTCGCGATGAGCAGCGCGGCGACCCCGGACGGTACGGCGACCCCGGGCGGTCCGGACTCGGCCAGCATCACCAGCCCGTTCCCGCCGGTGAGCAGCAGTACGCCCACCGGTGCCGCGCCGGCGAGTTGGCGGGCGGTGACCCGCAGCGCGCCGCGACCTCGGCTGACCCGCAGGATCGCCGCGAGCAGCAGCGCCGCAAGGCCGAACCGGGCCCCCGCCGCCGCCATCGGTGGCATCGTCTCCACCACCACCCGGATAGCCAGGTAGGTCGAGCCCCAGACGACGTAGACGATCATCAGGGCCGACCAGATCAGCGCTGGTCGGGTTGCCGACACGGCAGTGGTCGCGCGCACCACCGGCCCGGCAAGTCCCCGCGAATCGGGCGGCTCGCCGGGAGTTGGCGTACTTCGGGGAGGTGAGCTCATCGGAGGCTCACGCTACGGTGACGTCATCGCCGCCGGAGTCAGTGGGTGGCCAGCGTCGAACGCCGCCGCGCAGGAGGACAGGACATGTCGCACTACGGACCGCCGGGCGGGCCGTACCCGGACCAGCAGCCGGACCGGTGGGCCGACCGGCAGCCGTCGGAGCCGTACCGGGAGCCGTCCGACCCGTGGGGTGGCAACGAACCCTGGGGGGAGACGCCGGCCGGTCGGGCGGAGCAGCCATGGCAGGACCGCGGGACCGAGCAGGCCTGGCCGGGCGGCGCGGGCCAGCAACAACCGTGGCAGGGCGGCACGGAGCAGGCCTGGCAGGGCGGCGCGGGTCAGCCGCCGCCGACGGGTTCCGACTGGCAGGGGTACGGCCAGCAGCCGTCCTCTGCTGACCAGAACTGGCACACTCCGACGGGCACCGGCTGGGCGGGTGCGGCGGAGCAGACCTGGCAGCAGTCCCCGTCGGGCCCGGCCGCCGGGCAGCAGCCGCCGGCAGGTGCGCCGCCGGCCTGGGAGCCCACTGCCGCACCGGGGCGGTCGGGGCGCAGCGGTGGCGGGTTGAGCGGCGGTCTGCTGGCCGTACTGCTCGGTGTCACGCTGCTGCTCTGCGGTGGCGGCGCGGCCGGAATCTATCTGATGACCCGGCCGGACTCGACCGAGGGCAATCAGGACGAGTTGGCGGTGCCGACCGCCGGGCCGCAGGTCGACGCGTCGGTCGAGCCGCCGGCGGAGCCGACCGCGACGCCTGATCCGGACCAGGCGACCGCGACGCCGACGCCCACGTCGTCGAATGACGCCCGATTCGTCACCGTCGGCCAGTGCGTCCGCAACGAGGCGGTGGCGGAGGAGGAGACTCCGGTACTGACCATCACCGACTGCGACGAAGGCGCATACGAAGTGCTCGCCCGCTTCGACGGCGTCACCGACGGCGAGGAGGACGCCAAGACCAAGTGCGCCGACGTGACCGGCTACACCAACTGGTATTTCTTCAACAGCCAGTTGGACGCCCTGGACTTCGTGCTCTGCCTGAAGCAACGGTGAGACGCACCGCACTGACCGGGAACTGGCAACCGTTGGTTACCGTCTCCGTTGGCACGGTTGGTCCGCGCCACGCTGCCCGACCACTCCACCCACCGCAGCGACAACGCTAGGGAGATCATGTCCAGCTATGGTCCGCCGGGCTACCCCGGTGCGGGACAGCCCGACGACCCGGCCGGCACACCGGGTCACTCCGGATATCCGCCGCAGGGTCCGGCCTACCCGCCGGGTGCCGGCTACCCACCGCCCGGTGCCCAGCCGGTGTCCGGAGGCGGCTACCCCGATCCGACGACCCCCTACCCGTCCTACCCGCCCGGCGGTGGCTACCCGGATCCGGGACAGCCGGCCGGCTACCCGCCGCCGACCTCAGGTGGTGGGGCGTACCCGCAGCCGGGATCGGGTGGTGGGGCGTACCCGCCGCCGCCGGGATCGGGCGGTTTCCCGCCGCCACCACCCCCGCCTGGCTGGGGTCCGCCTCCGCCGGGGATGCCGGGCGGTCAGCCGCCGAAGAAGTCCCGGACCGGCCTGATCATCGGGTTGGTGGTCGGTGCGGTGGTGCTGCTGATGCTCTGCGGCTGCGGAGCAATCGTGGCGATCGGGGCGCTGGCCGAGGATGGCGGCTCGACCGCCAGTGACCCGACTCCCGTGCCGTCGGTCGACGTGGAGCCGACGCTGGACGACGACCCCGCGTCGTCGGCTCCGCCGTCGACCGGTGACAGCGGCCTGATCGTGGTCGGCGACTGCGTGGTCAACGACGGTACCGACGACGACGCCGAGCTGCGCAAGGTCGCCTGCGAGCCGGGCTCGTACGAGGTGCTCGCCCGGATCCCGCTGACGACCGACACCGCACGCTGCGACGACCCGGTCTTCGGCCACGAGGAGACCGACACCACCTACGTGTTCGACAGCGACCAGACGATCCTCGATTACGTGCTCTGCATGAAGGAGCTCTGAGCGAGCGTCCGTAGCAGTTCCTAGGGCTCTCTAGCGCGAATGCTAGAGAGCCCTAGGCTTTCCGGGCCGGCACCTCTCGACACTTCTACCTGGTTCTAGCGATCACGCTAGACGACCCGATACGGTGCGAGAGTGGACCCGATCCGCAACCCGTACGCCCCCGGTGCCGGCCAGCGCCCACCCGAACTCGCCGGCCGTGGCCGCGAGGTCGACGTCTTCGACATCGTGCTGGAGCGCGTCGCCCGGGGCCGGCCCGAACGCAGCCTGATGCTCACCGGGCTGCGGGGCGTCGGCAAGACCGTCCTGCTCAACACCCTGCGGTCCCAGGCCATCAACCGGCTCTGGGGCACCGGCAAGATCGAGGCCCGGCCGGACCAGTCGCTGCGTCGCCCGGTCGCCGCCGCCCTGCACATGGCGGTCCGCGAACTCGCCCCCCGGCACCGGGCACCCGAGCGGATCGACGACTTCCTCGGCGTACTCAAGGCGTTCGCCCTACGGGCGAACCCGCCGGCCGCCAGCGGACGCGGCGGGGCGAACCGGCTGCGCGACCGCTGGCAGCCGGGCATCGACGTGCCGGCGGCCGTCGGCCGGGCCGACTCCGGCGACATCGAGATCGACCTGGTGGAGCTGTTCACCGACGCCGCCGCCGTCGCCACCGACGTCGGCACCGGGATCGCACTGTTCATCGACGAGATGCAGGACGTCGGCACCGACGACGTGTCGGCGCTCTGCGCCGCCTGCCACGAGTTGTCCCAGCTCGGCGGCCCGCTGATCGTGGTCGGCGCTGGGCTGCCGCACCTGCCGGCGGTGCTGTCCGCCGCCAAGTCCTACTCCGAACGGCTGTTCCGTTACCAGCGGATCGACCGGCTGGACCGGGTCGCCGCCGACCAGGCGCTGACCGCACCCGCGCAGCGCGAGCAGGTCGAATACGAACCCAAGGCCCTGGACCTGCTGTACGACAAGTCCGGCGGCTACCCGTACTTCGTGCAGGCGTACGGCAAGGCGACCTGGGACCACGCGCCGCGCTCGCCGATCACCGCCGCCGACGTACGGATGGCCGCGCCGGACGCCGAGGCGGAGCTGGCCGTCGGCTTCTTCGGTTCCCGCTTCGAGCGCGCCACCCCCGCCGAGCGCGAGTACATGCGGGCCATGGCGTCGCTGGCCGGCACCGCCGACCCGACCAGCGCGACGCCGTCGTCAGCGGGCGGGCCGTCGTCGGATGACGACGCCGCCGATCCGGACGCGGCGGTGTCGACCGCCGAGATCGCCCGTGCGCTGGGCCGCAAACCGGCGAGCCTGTCACCGGCCCGGGACGCCTTGATCAAAAAAGGGCTGATCTATTCGGGGGAACGCGGAACGGTGGCTTTCACCGTGCCGCACTTCGGTCGCTATCTGCGTACCCAGCCCGGCTGAACCGGGTAGGGCCCGCTCCGGATCACAGCGGCCGGGCGTTTGCCGGGTGACAGACCGGCCAACCGGGTATGACTGAGGCATGAGACCCGTACGCACCTTTGCCCGCGCCCTGCTCAGCAGCATCTTCATCGTCAGCGGCGCCCGCGCGGTCGCCGACCCCGGCCCGTACGTCGAGCGGGCCCGACCGGTCACCGACCGGCTCGCTCCGACGATCCGCCGGGCCGCGCCGCGGCTGCCCGCCGACACCGGCAGTCTGGTACGGCTGCACGGCGCCACCCAGCTCGTCGGTGGACTGTTGCTGGCCACCGGCCACGTCACCCGTCCGGCGGCGGCCGTGCTGGCCGCCTCCCTGGTGCCGACCACGGTCGCCGGGCATCCGTTCTGGTCGGCCACCGATCCGGCCCAGCGGCAACTCCATCAGGTGCACTTCCTGAAGAATCTCGGCCTTCTCGGCGGATTGTTGCTGGCTGCGGCGGATACTGGAGGTCGCCCGGGACTGTGGTGGCGTACCGGCCACGCGGTCCGCAACGGCCGGCGGTCGGTGCGGCGGGCGGTACGGTCGGCGCGCCGGGACGCCCGGATCGCGGTCCGTTCGGCGGCCACCGCCCGCCGGCTACCGGGCCGGGGATGAGGCTCGCCGGCCGGGAGACCGCCGGGCTCCGGCGAAACGCCCGGGCCTGCGCTGATGACACAGCGTCGTCGGTAAATATCGGACTTCAATGTTTAGTTGACCATTGAAGACCACGAACCATACAGAAGGCGCCACACAGCGTTAACGCGGTGGAAATGTCGCGAACTAGTGTGGGATCGGACACGGTAGGGTAACGCGCGCGGTCGGGGACGACGCTGCGTTCTAGGCTCGGACGGGCACACGGAATTCTCTGCGATCGACAACCGGGGGTGGGTGGATCATGGTGACGGACGTCCGTGAACGGGTCCGTCGTCTCACTCCGTTGCGCCGCCGTCATCTTGCGCGGGTCCGCCGCGCGTGGCGCGGGCTCGACCGCGCCACCCTGGTGCGGCTCGGCCTGATCGCGCTGACCTGCTACGCCGCCTGGTACGCGATCGGCCTGTTCGGCCGGCCGTACAACTTCTTCGACATGCGGATCTACCACGGGGCGATGCTGTGGTGGACCAACGGCGGCGAGTTGTACGGGTTCATCGCCCCCGAGACCACCCTCGGCTTCACCTATCCACCGTTCGCCGGGCTCACCATGCTGCCGATGGCACTGGTCCCGATGCTCGCCGCCGGCTGGATCAACGTCCTGCTCGGCATCGCCGCCCTGGCCGTGGTCCTCGCCGTGCTGCTCGCGCCGATCGCCGACCGCTGCGGATGGCCGCGCTGGTTCGTCGTCGGCCTGGCGGTCCCGCTGGCGGTGGCCATCGAGCCGGCCCGCGAGACGCTCGGCTACGGCCAGGTGAACCTGCTGCTCTTCGGCCTGATCATCGCCGATCTGGTGGCGCTGCGCTGGCGGGCCGCGCCGGCGCCGCACCGGCTGGCCACCGGCGGGCCGCTGCGCCGGATCTTCTTCAGCGGCATCTGGGCCGGCGCCGGCATCGGGCTGGCCACCTCGATCAAGCTGACCCCGGCGCTGTTCATCGTCTACCTGCTGGTCACCCGGCAGTGGCGGGCCGCCACCACGGCCATCGGCACCGCCGCGCTGGTCACCGTCGGCGCGATGGTCGTCGCGACGAAGGAGTCGGCCGCCTACTTCACCTCGGTACTCTGGGACACCAGCCGGGTGGGCGTGGCCGACATGACCCCGAACCAGTCGCTCGCCGGCGTCCTCGCCCGGCTCTACGACTCGATGCAGACCCCGGGGCTGCTCTGGTTCTCGTTCGCCGCCCTGCTGCTCGCCCTCGGGCTCAGCCGGGCCGCCCACGCCCACGCCGACGGCGACGAACTCACCGCGTTCACCCTGATCGGCCTCACCGCCAACGTGATCAGCCCGATCAGCTGGTCACACCACCTGGTGTTCGTCATCCCGGCGATCATCGTGCTGGCCGACGCGGCGCTGCGCCGACGCAGCGCCAGTCAGGGGCTGATCTCGCGGCGCACCTACCCGCCGACGGGGCCGGGGATCAGCGGGGTCGCCGGGCTGCGTACCCCGATCTGGTTCCCGGCGCTGACCGGGCTACGGCACGCGGCCGCCGCCGTCGCGCTCTACCTGCTCTTCCTGATCTCCCCGATCTGGCCCTACGAGCACAAGCTGCCGCAGGTGTCGCACTACCACGACGGCCTGTGGGGGGTGCTGATGGAGAACTCGCTCGGCCTGGCGCTGATCGCCCTCGTCGCCGCCCTGCCGTGGCGGCCCGGCGCCGAACCGGCCTTCTACCTGGACCCCCGCCCACAGATCCGGCACCGGCTGACCGTGCAGGCCGGTCGGTCCCGCACCCATGACTGACCGCACCGATCGTCCGACCGCACCGACCGGTCGGTCCCGCACCCGCGACCGACCGCACCGACGGGTGCGCGGCGAGCCTACGGGCAGTTGACCCATTCCTCGGTGCCGTCGGCGAAGAACTGCCGCTTCCAGATCGGCAGCCGGGCCTTCGCCTCGTCGACGAGCCGGGCGCAGGCGGTGAAGGCCGCCGCCCGGTGCGCGGTGCTCACCGCCGCCACCAACGCCACGTCACCGATGGCCAACGGACCGAGCCGGTGCGACACCGCGACCGCGTACACCGCCGGGTCGGCGGCCACCTCCCGGGCCACCTCGCGCAGGATCTCCTCCGCACTGGGATGACCCTCGTACTCCAGCCGGGTCACCGACCGGCCATGGTCGTGGTCGCGGACCACCCCCTGGAAGGAGACCACCGCACCGGCGCGGTGGTCCGCGACCGCCGCCTCGTGCGCCGCCAGGTCGAGCGGCGTCGCGGTCACCGCCACCAGGACAGGTCGGATCGGTACGGTCACGGCAGTCGCTCCCCGGGCAGCATCGGCAGTGGTACGACGGACACCTCGTCACCGGCCGCGCCGACACCCCCGGGCGGGATCACCGCGAACCCGGCGGCGGTGGCCAGCCCCCGCAGCATCGCCGACCCCACGTGCGGCACCGGGTACGCCGTACCGGTCACCGGGTCCAGCCGCACCAGCGCCAGATGGGTGAAGTCGCCCCGGCCGGATACGGCGGCACCGAGCCGGTGCCGGGGCAGGGTGGGCAGCGTCCGGCCGTGCACTCCGGCGAGCAGCGGCGCGACCAGGGACACCAGGGCGATGACGGCAGACTGGGGGTTGCCCGGCAGACCGGCGACGAACCGGTCCCGGCCGTCGTCGCCGGACACTCGGGCGAGCAGCATCGGGAACCCGGGACGGACCGCGACCGTGTTGACCACGTACTCGGCGCCGAGCTGCGCCAACGCTGGGTGCAGGTGGTCGACCGGGCCGTGCATGGTGCCCCCGGTGGTGCAGACCAGGTCGGCGTCGGC from Solwaraspora sp. WMMD791 includes:
- a CDS encoding molybdenum cofactor biosynthesis protein MoaE, with protein sequence MRPVLVAVTATPLDLAAHEAAVADHRAGAVVSFQGVVRDHDHGRSVTRLEYEGHPSAEEILREVAREVAADPAVYAVAVSHRLGPLAIGDVALVAAVSTAHRAAAFTACARLVDEAKARLPIWKRQFFADGTEEWVNCP
- a CDS encoding glycosyltransferase 87 family protein; its protein translation is MVTDVRERVRRLTPLRRRHLARVRRAWRGLDRATLVRLGLIALTCYAAWYAIGLFGRPYNFFDMRIYHGAMLWWTNGGELYGFIAPETTLGFTYPPFAGLTMLPMALVPMLAAGWINVLLGIAALAVVLAVLLAPIADRCGWPRWFVVGLAVPLAVAIEPARETLGYGQVNLLLFGLIIADLVALRWRAAPAPHRLATGGPLRRIFFSGIWAGAGIGLATSIKLTPALFIVYLLVTRQWRAATTAIGTAALVTVGAMVVATKESAAYFTSVLWDTSRVGVADMTPNQSLAGVLARLYDSMQTPGLLWFSFAALLLALGLSRAAHAHADGDELTAFTLIGLTANVISPISWSHHLVFVIPAIIVLADAALRRRSASQGLISRRTYPPTGPGISGVAGLRTPIWFPALTGLRHAAAAVALYLLFLISPIWPYEHKLPQVSHYHDGLWGVLMENSLGLALIALVAALPWRPGAEPAFYLDPRPQIRHRLTVQAGRSRTHD